From the genome of Labrus bergylta chromosome 12, fLabBer1.1, whole genome shotgun sequence, one region includes:
- the gabrd gene encoding gamma-aminobutyric acid receptor subunit delta: MEIPTSLLASLFLLFLGGDIFTRAMLSDIGDYVGSDIEISWLPNLDELMKGYARNFRPGIGGPPVNVAMAIEVASIDHISEANMDYTMTVFLRQSWHDDRLSYNHTNKTLGLDSRFVDKLWLPDTFIVNAKSAWFHDVTVENKLIRLQPNGVILYSSRITSTVACDMDLTKYPMDEQECMLDLESYGYSSEDIVYHWSESQRHIHGLDKLELSQFTITDYRFVTEMMNFKSAGRFPRLSLRFELRRNRGVYIIQSYMPSILLVAMSWVSFWISQSAVPARVSLGITTVLTMTTLMVSARSSLPRASAIKALDVYFWICYVFVFAALIEYAFAHYNADYRLKEKAKVKANKLSSESIVKNGKQAMVLFSLSVTGMNQSVMIANRHGRAQRSSSEIPGEGGSEETEPRRRRSKQAEETKEEKKCCSKCVCKPIDADTIDIYARAVFPFTFAVVNVIYWVAYTM, translated from the exons ATGGAGATCCCAACTTCCCTGCTGGcgagtctttttttgttattcctTGGAGGGGATATTTTCACCAG GGCCATGCTGAGTGACATTGGGGACTATGTAGGTTCCGACATTGAAATATCCTGGTTACCTAATCTGGATGAATTAATGAAGGGCTATGCCAGAAATTTTCGCCCTGGGATAGGAG GTCCACCAGTGAATGTGGCCATGGCTATCGAAGTGGCCAGCATTGACCACATTTCTGAAGCCAACATG GACTATACAATGACTGTGTTCTTGCGGCAGAGCTGGCACGATGACCGCCTGTCCTACAATCACACCAACAAGACATTGGGGTTAGATAGTCGTTTTGTGGACAAGCTGTGGCTCCCTGACACTTTCATTGTTAATGCCAAATCTGCTTGGTTCCACGATGTCACCGTGGAGAACAAGTTGATCCGCTTGCAGCCCAATGGAGTCATCCTATACAGCAGCCG aatcactTCAACAGTGGCATGTGATATGGACCTGACCAAGTATCCCATGGATGAACAGGAATGTATGCTAGACCTGGAGAGCT ATGGTTACTCCTCAGAGGACATAGTGTATCACTGGTCTGAGAGTCAGAGACACATCCATGGCCTGGACAAACTGGAGCTCTCCCAGTTTACCATCACAGACTATCGGTTTGTCACAGAAATGATGAACTTTAAATCTG CGGGGAGATTCCCAAGACTCAGCCTTCGCTTCGAGCTGAGACGTAACCGAGGCGTCTACATCATACAGTCATATATGCCTTCCATTCTACTGGTTGCCATGTCTTGGGTATCCTTTTGGATCAGCCAATCAGCAGTCCCTGCCCGTGTATCCTTAG GGATCACAACTGTTCTCACTATGACCACATTGATGGTAAGCGCCCGCTCCTCCCTGCCTCGAGCATCAGCCATTAAGGCATTAGACGTCTACTTCTGGATCTGTTACGTGTTTGTGTTCGCTGCACTCATTGAGTATGCCTTTGCACACTACAACGCCGACTACAGACTTAAAGAGAAGGCCAAGGTGAAGGCCAACAAGCTCAGCTCGGAG TCAATTGTGAAGAATGGAAAACAGGCTATGGTTCTGTTTTCCCTCTCGGTTACCGGCATGAACCAGAGCGTGATGATTGCTAACCGCCATGGGCGGGCCCAGCGCTCGAGCAGTGAAATCCCCGGAGAGGGCGGCAGCGAGGAGACTGAGCCGAGGAGGAGAAGGTCCAAGCAGGCAGAGGAGacaaaggaggaaaagaagTGCTGTTCCAAGTGCGTCTGCAAGCCCATTGATGCCGACACGATCGACATCTATGCCAGGGCCGTTTTCCCCTTCACTTTCGCTGTGGTGAATGTGATCTACTGGGTGGCTTACACCATGTGA